One Tolypothrix bouteillei VB521301 DNA window includes the following coding sequences:
- a CDS encoding DUF559 domain-containing protein, with amino-acid sequence MTGVKPKKPGLVELLASIKKDSETPVRDVPKSSGKTLVEAIAKLNQQKQQVEPSSDNSTKSTSIELSKRTTSLSNLESPTLVYELRTYQMLKMLSKIMPTTEWSSDWLTANVRKPGFYSFPQGITLTYKGQPDGSGTQHLWEIRVDASWAEKLTNAYKQISGEMGLVLPKKSVSNNSRSDYYHSENGLNFRSQAEFEIAKALEKRRVLFFVNAKCRIRNRINCIETKETDFLVFYKGSPRILEVDGWEFHQRPSEDYQRDRLFDREGIKSTRFSATECLNNADEVVDEFLELFGAS; translated from the coding sequence GTGACTGGAGTTAAGCCCAAGAAGCCTGGACTTGTGGAATTGCTTGCTAGCATTAAAAAAGATTCAGAGACACCAGTGCGCGATGTTCCTAAGTCTTCTGGAAAAACACTTGTAGAAGCGATTGCTAAATTAAACCAACAGAAGCAACAGGTTGAGCCATCAAGTGATAATAGTACTAAAAGTACCAGTATAGAATTAAGCAAAAGAACCACTTCGTTAAGTAACTTAGAATCTCCAACTCTTGTGTACGAGTTGAGAACTTACCAAATGCTCAAAATGTTGAGTAAAATAATGCCTACTACAGAATGGTCTTCCGATTGGTTAACTGCAAATGTCAGAAAACCAGGGTTCTATTCTTTTCCTCAAGGTATAACTCTAACTTACAAAGGTCAACCAGATGGTTCGGGGACTCAGCATTTATGGGAGATTCGGGTTGATGCATCTTGGGCAGAAAAGTTAACTAACGCTTATAAACAAATAAGCGGTGAGATGGGATTAGTTCTGCCAAAAAAATCTGTCTCAAATAATTCTAGGTCTGATTACTACCACTCAGAGAATGGTTTAAACTTTCGTTCTCAGGCTGAGTTTGAAATTGCTAAAGCTTTAGAGAAAAGACGTGTTCTTTTCTTTGTTAATGCTAAATGTAGAATCCGTAATAGGATAAATTGTATAGAAACTAAAGAGACAGATTTTCTAGTTTTTTATAAAGGTTCCCCTAGAATTCTTGAAGTAGACGGGTGGGAATTCCATCAGCGACCTTCTGAAGACTACCAAAGAGACCGATTATTTGATAGAGAAGGAATCAAATCTACTCGTTTTAGTGCAACAGAGTGTTTAAACAATGCCGATGAAGTAGTAGATGAGTTTTTAGAGTTGTTTGGCGCATCTTAA
- a CDS encoding DUF2513 domain-containing protein, with protein MLRARDLSLIKEIFLQVENSASGSRRITNLNIKGFDEPTIIDRVDLLIEWNYLKGYVNKTLLGITGYGIDGITMSGYDYLDKIR; from the coding sequence ATGCTAAGAGCAAGGGATTTATCTCTCATTAAAGAGATTTTTCTACAAGTAGAGAACTCTGCATCAGGGAGTAGAAGAATTACAAACCTCAACATAAAAGGTTTTGATGAGCCTACTATTATCGATCGTGTTGATTTATTAATTGAATGGAACTACTTAAAAGGATACGTAAATAAAACTTTGCTTGGTATTACGGGATACGGTATAGATGGAATCACAATGAGTGGGTACGATTATTTGGACAAAATTAGGTGA